TGATCCCGGTTGCAGGATTACTTGCAGAAAATGAAACATGTGCTGATTATTTCTTAGGTTTTCTTGCAAAAGAACTGTCTGTTGCAAAAGAAGATATTTTAGATTTTGAACTGACGGTATATTGCAGGGAACAGCCGGAGTATGTCGGCTTAGAGGATGATTTTATCTCATCTCCAAGACTGGATAACCTGACATCCTGTGCAGCATTGGTATCCGGTATCATAGATGCGGAAAGAAAAGACGGTATTAATCTGATCGCACTGTTTGATCACGAGGAGATTGGAAGCCGCAGTAAACAGGGAGCGGGATCTATATTGCTTCACGATATGTTACTCCGAATTCTAAAAGCCTGTGGAGCGGGGGAGAGTGCTCCGGAACTGTTGTATCAGAGCATGCTGTTGTCCGTAGATGTTGCACATGGTCTGCATCCAAATCAGGCAGGCAAAATGGATATTACTAATAAACCGGTGCTTGGAAGCGGCTTCTGTATCAAGGAGGCATGTTCCCAGTCCTATGCGACAGACTGTGAGGCAATTGCGATTATTCAGCAGATCTGTGATCTGAAAAAAATCCCATATCAGAAGTTTGTGAACCGTTCAGATATGGCAGGGGGCGGAACACTTGGTTCTATTGCATCTGCATTATTGCCGGTAAAAACGGTAGATATCGGTATCCCGCTTCTGGCAATGCATTCGGCGAGAGAATTGATGGGAGCAGCAGACCAGGAAGCATTGACGGAACTTGTAAAGGCATATTTTTCACTTTAAGGGGGAAGTGTGAAAAGAAGAAAAAGACATACACTGCTTAAATGTATGATTTTAGCGGTGTTAGCAGGCGCAGTGATCCGATATACCGGAGTATTTCATGATTCTTTCACACCTCCGGGACAGATACAAAGCCAGGTTCATGTAGAACAGAAAAATGCAAAATCCAAAGCAGATTCCGGCACAATAGAGAAACATATAAAAGAGAGTCAGGAAACAGGTACGGAAAATGAAACACCGGAGGCAAAAGTATCGCATGGATATGCTTACGAAACTCTCTCAACGGAGCAGCAGACAGTCTATGATGAGATATATCGGATTATTATGACACATGATTCAAAGGTTCCGGTAAGTACCTGTGACGAAAAGGTATTAGAGAAAGCATATCGTTCTGTCATAGCAGACCACGGGGGGATTTTCTGGGTATCCGGATATAACTATACGCAGTACACGATGGGGGAAAAGACGGTCAGTATAGATTTTTCGCCAAGCTATACAGTGGATCGTGATGAGCGTGATTCCTATCAGAGCCGGATCGATTCAGTGGTGGATTCCATATTAAAAAATGTGGATTCATCCTGGGGAGATTATGAAAAGGCAAAATATGTTTTCGAATATCTGGCTGGAAACATTGAGTATGAAATGGGAACGGAACAGAACCAGAACATTATCAGTGTCTTTTTAAATAAGAAAACAGTCTGTCAGGGGTATGCAAATGCCACACAGTATCTGTTGTCTCTTTTAGGAATACGGACTGTTGTCGTGACGGGAACTGCGGAGGGAGATACGCATGCGTGGAATCTTGTGCAGCTTGATGGCGCATATTATTTTATAGATACGACATGGGGAAATTCTTCTTATAATAATGGTGAGAGCGGTTTTGGATCTTTTATCAATTATAATTATTTCGGGGTGACTACGGCTGAGATCAGCAAGACACATCAGGCGGATGGCACATTGCTTTTGCCGGACTGTACGGCGACGGCAGATAATTACTATGTAAAAGAAGGAAAATATATCACAGAATGGGAACCGGATGTGGTTGGACAGATTTATGGCGAGGCCTATCGCAATGGAGCTGTCACGGAGGAGATCCGTTTTTCGGACAGCTCTTTATATGAGCAGGCAAAAGCGTATCTCATCGATGAACAGCATATCCGTGATTACTGTGAGGGGATTACTGGATTATCCTATATTGAGGATCAGGATCAGAATGTACTGATCCTGAAATTCTCTTAAAACGTATGTCTGATAAAAAATATATAAAATATAATGAAAACCTCTATACAAAACAAAGTTTTTATGATACTGTTATGTAGTAATCAATACTACATGTAATGGAAAGAAATAACATATAAAAAGTTATCAAATAACAAATTGCCGGGTTGTGGAGGTTATCTGAAATGTATAAGATTGTGATTGACAGTTGTGGAGAACTGCCGGAAGATTTAAAAAAAGATGGACATTATCAGAATGTGTCATTGGAGTTAGAGGTAGATGGATATTGTATTCGCGATGATGAGACATTTGACCAGAAGGATTTCCTCCGCAGGGTTAAGGAAAGCGTTACCGGACCGAAATCTGCATGTCCGTCTCCGGATGAGTATATGAAATCATATGAAGGAGATGCGGATCATGTATATGTGGTAACTTTGTCCGGCAGACTGTCGGGATCTTATAACAGTGCCGAACTTGGAAAAAATCTGTTTGAAGAGGAGCATCCGGGCGAGAAGAAGATCTATGTATTTAATTCCCGCTCTGCTTCCATAGGCGAAACATTGATCGGCATGAAAGTACAGGAGTGTGAAGAGGCAGGTATGAGTTTCGAGGAAGTTGTTGAGACGACAGAAAAATATATCAGCTCCATGAATACCTTTTTCGTGCTTGAAACATTAGAGACTCTGCGCAAGAATGGGCGCCTGACAAATCTTAAGACATTTATTGCAAATACATTAAATATCAAGCCGGTGATGGGATCTACCGAGGAGGGATCGATCTGTCAGCTTGGCCAGGCGCGTGGCATGAACAAAGCACTGGATAAGATGATTCAGAATGTGATTGCAAAGACAAAAAACTGTGAGAACAGAGTGCTTGCGATCTCACACTGTAATTGTCCGGAACGTGCCAGAGCAGTAAAAGAAAAATTAGAAAAGTTGGCAAAGTTCAAAAAAATCATTATTACGGATACGGCGGGCGTCAGCACGATGTATGCCAATGACGGCGGTGTCATTATCGCAGTTTAATATAGAAAAAGGACAGTATTATGAAAGAACTGACATATGAGGAAGTATTAGACCAGATTGAACATCAGAGACGGTTTGGCAACCGTCCGGGGGCAGAGATATCTGCACTGATGCTTGAAAAGTTAGGCAGACCACAGCAGAATATGAGTGTGATCCATATAGCGGGGACGAACGGAAAAGGTTCCGTCTCTGCTTTTTTGTGCTCAATTTTAAAGGAAGCAGGAATCCGTACAGGGATGTTCACATCACCACATCTGGTTGATTTCAGGGAACGGATCTGTGTGGATGGACAGATGATATCCCATGAGAAAGTGACACGACTTGGGAATATGCTGCTGGGGGAAGAGTTTGGGGCAGCTTTGACTATGTTTGATTACTGTCTTGCGATAGCACTGCTTTATTATAAGGAAGAACAGTGTCAGGCAGCTGTGATAGAGACCGGACTTGGAGGAAGATTAGACTCGACGAATGCAATCGGTGTACCGGAGGTTACGGTTATCACGAAGATCGGATATGATCACATGGCGATTTTAGGCGATACTTTAGATAAAATTGCGGCGGAG
The Roseburia rectibacter DNA segment above includes these coding regions:
- a CDS encoding M18 family aminopeptidase, producing the protein MNEKTVLFDLLKEGVSPVHVVKACAKRLADAGFEKIAYEEEWNLKAGGRYYVDHHDTTLFAFSIPADEMKKEKKPAVRIAAAHTDFPCLRIKPSCDVVTNRYAQVNIEVYGGAILNTWLDRPLGVAGRVAVRGNDPFTPELKYFASQKNLLTIPNLAIHMNREVNKGVELNKQIDMIPVAGLLAENETCADYFLGFLAKELSVAKEDILDFELTVYCREQPEYVGLEDDFISSPRLDNLTSCAALVSGIIDAERKDGINLIALFDHEEIGSRSKQGAGSILLHDMLLRILKACGAGESAPELLYQSMLLSVDVAHGLHPNQAGKMDITNKPVLGSGFCIKEACSQSYATDCEAIAIIQQICDLKKIPYQKFVNRSDMAGGGTLGSIASALLPVKTVDIGIPLLAMHSARELMGAADQEALTELVKAYFSL
- a CDS encoding transglutaminase domain-containing protein: MKRRKRHTLLKCMILAVLAGAVIRYTGVFHDSFTPPGQIQSQVHVEQKNAKSKADSGTIEKHIKESQETGTENETPEAKVSHGYAYETLSTEQQTVYDEIYRIIMTHDSKVPVSTCDEKVLEKAYRSVIADHGGIFWVSGYNYTQYTMGEKTVSIDFSPSYTVDRDERDSYQSRIDSVVDSILKNVDSSWGDYEKAKYVFEYLAGNIEYEMGTEQNQNIISVFLNKKTVCQGYANATQYLLSLLGIRTVVVTGTAEGDTHAWNLVQLDGAYYFIDTTWGNSSYNNGESGFGSFINYNYFGVTTAEISKTHQADGTLLLPDCTATADNYYVKEGKYITEWEPDVVGQIYGEAYRNGAVTEEIRFSDSSLYEQAKAYLIDEQHIRDYCEGITGLSYIEDQDQNVLILKFS
- a CDS encoding DegV family protein, whose protein sequence is MYKIVIDSCGELPEDLKKDGHYQNVSLELEVDGYCIRDDETFDQKDFLRRVKESVTGPKSACPSPDEYMKSYEGDADHVYVVTLSGRLSGSYNSAELGKNLFEEEHPGEKKIYVFNSRSASIGETLIGMKVQECEEAGMSFEEVVETTEKYISSMNTFFVLETLETLRKNGRLTNLKTFIANTLNIKPVMGSTEEGSICQLGQARGMNKALDKMIQNVIAKTKNCENRVLAISHCNCPERARAVKEKLEKLAKFKKIIITDTAGVSTMYANDGGVIIAV